Below is a window of Deltaproteobacteria bacterium DNA.
GGTGGGGCTTTCGGTGCGCTACAGGCCCACCGAGCTGACCAAGCTTCTTGAGCAGTGCCGGGCCAAGGTCGTGGTGAGCCTGGACCGGTACGATCACACCAATTACATCGAATTTTTCGATTCCATTTCCGATTCGCTTCCCAGAAAGCCCCTGCTTTTTTTCATCAACCCGCCGAAAAGCGAGGCGCGCAGATCCTTCGACGTTCTTCTGGGGCACGAAGTCGAACCGGCCCTCTTGGCTGCCGCCAAAGACAACCTGGAGCCGGACGACGATCTTTTGCTTTGCTTCACTTCCGGCACAACAGGCGTTCCCAAGGGGGCGGTGCTCACCCACAGGAGCCACCTCGCTTCGGCCCGTTCCCAGGCCCGTCACATGCGCATTGGGGAAAGGGACCGGATCATGACCCTTGCCCCCTTGAATCACGTGGGCGGAATCACCATCAGCGTAATGGTGGCGCTTCTTGGAAGGGCCTCGTGCATGCTGCTTCCGAGATTCACCCCGGAGGACGCCATCCGCGAGGCTTCAATCTGGAAGCCCACGGTGTTTTTCGGCTTTCCCACCATGCACATCATGCTTTTCCTGCACGAGCAGTTCGCTGGCCTGGACACCAGGAGCTTCCGGGTGGTGGTGACGGGCGGCTCTGCGGCCACGCTCGATCTTGTGCGGCGGCTCAAGGACGCCTACCAGTCGGCCACCATAATGAACCTCTACGGCCTTACCGAAACCTGCGGCGCAGCGGTCATGAGCCCCTGGAACTGCGACATGGTGACCATCTCGCGCACCGTGGGAAAGCCCCTGGAGGGTTTTTCCGTAAAGGTGATCGATTTTGCCGACAACCCGGTATCTACGGGCGAAATAGGCGAGATATGCATAAAGGGCCCCGCCGTGGTGGCTGGTTATTTCAGAAGGCCGGAAGAGTCACGCGCTACCTTTGACCAGGACGGCTGGCTAAGAACAGGTGACATGGGATACCTGGACGAGGAGGGCTTCATCGTTCTTCTGGGAAGAAAAAACGAGATGTACATCCAGGAGGGCTTCAACGTCTATCCCGTCGAGGTGGAGGACTGCCTTGCCAGCCACCCCAAGGTGGAGATGGCGGCGGGCATCGGCATCCCCGACCCGGTTCTGGGCGAGGTGGGCCGCTACTACGTCGTTCCCAAGCCCGGCGAGGATATCGACGAGGACGAGCTTTGGGACCAGTGCGTGATGCACCTTGCCGACTTCAAGAGGCCCAAGCAGATAGTCATCCGCCAGGAGCTTCCCTTCACG
It encodes the following:
- a CDS encoding acyl--CoA ligase, whose amino-acid sequence is MGIISNAVLVGDVLGDAAQSSPDATAYIHNGREIRFREMDLASDRVATALLKLGVERGDRVAVLALNQPEWLMVYFGAAKIGAVTVGLSVRYRPTELTKLLEQCRAKVVVSLDRYDHTNYIEFFDSISDSLPRKPLLFFINPPKSEARRSFDVLLGHEVEPALLAAAKDNLEPDDDLLLCFTSGTTGVPKGAVLTHRSHLASARSQARHMRIGERDRIMTLAPLNHVGGITISVMVALLGRASCMLLPRFTPEDAIREASIWKPTVFFGFPTMHIMLFLHEQFAGLDTRSFRVVVTGGSAATLDLVRRLKDAYQSATIMNLYGLTETCGAAVMSPWNCDMVTISRTVGKPLEGFSVKVIDFADNPVSTGEIGEICIKGPAVVAGYFRRPEESRATFDQDGWLRTGDMGYLDEEGFIVLLGRKNEMYIQEGFNVYPVEVEDCLASHPKVEMAAGIGIPDPVLGEVGRYYVVPKPGEDIDEDELWDQCVMHLADFKRPKQIVIRQELPFTATGKINKSILRKEFEENGK